One window of the Lasioglossum baleicum unplaced genomic scaffold, iyLasBale1 scaffold2281, whole genome shotgun sequence genome contains the following:
- the LOC143221349 gene encoding odorant receptor 67c-like, protein MHFRSESLTETVDNLSITLCFTLVFLKLILTWLNYGPFSEILSTMEEDCQKYAVVDVDNLIPKTGQVSYYLTTVIIYSYLVTAGFYMTGNLAVQDLNDTAHRKLYFRMDLPFEYHESPNYELIITLQFIFHLASGIVFGTTSALLLMAVFHAGCKIDILCQQLMEYSSEKENNIKVFIKGFQEVIKFTENIEKYFTFIAVSQLMSNTIVSCFKGFVIVSALSSEDTALILFQSIFYYAVICAEAFVYCYAGEYLRTKSKVLTDAAYGFLWYDLQPRESQLLILVILRSQKGFTLTFGKFSSLSLESFTSEKSRGHTTEDIIEVQG, encoded by the exons ATGCATTTCAGATCCGAAAGTCTTACAGAGACTGTGGACAACCTGAGCATCACCTTGTGTTTCACTCTGGTCTTTCTGAAGCTCATTCTTACTTGGCTTAATTATGG CCCTTTCAGTGAAATTTTATCTACCATGGAAGAGGATTGCCAAAAATACGCTGTTGTGGATGTAGACAATTTGATACCGAAAACTGGACAGGTTTCTTACTATTTGACAACTGTGATCATATATTCGTATTTGGTCACTGCTGGGTTTTACATGACCGGAAACCTTGCAGTGCAAGACTTGAACGATACAGCACACCGAAAGCTTTATTTCAGAATGGACTTGCCTTTTGAATACCATGAATCTCCAAATTACGAGCTTATAATAACTTTACAGTTTATTTTCCATTTGGCAAGTGGTATCGTGTTTGGAACGACCAGTGCACTTCTTTTAATGGCG GTATTTCATGCAGGATGTAAAATCGATATTTTATGTCAACAATTAATGGAATATTCtagtgaaaaagaaaataatataaaagtattcaTTAAAGGATTCCAGGAAGTTATAAAATTTAcagaaaacatcgaaaaatattttacgtttaTAGCTGTTAGCCAACTTATGTCAAACACTATAGTTTCGTGCTTCAAAGGATTCGTCATTGTATCT GCATTAAGTTCTGAAGATACAGCTCTTATACTGTTCCAATCTATTTTCTATTATGCAGTTATCTGTGCGGAGGCGTTTGTATATTGCTACGCTGGAGAATATCTTCGTACTAAG AGCAAAGTACTCACCGATGCAGCATACGGATTTCTTTGGTACGATTTACAACCACGTGAAAGCCAGCTTTTGATACTTGTCATATTAAGGTCTCAAAAGGGTTTCACATtgacatttggaaaattttcaagtcTTTCCTTGGAAAGCTTCACGAGC